The region GGTGATACCCGCGGGCCGATGGACCCACAGGACGACGAGATGTCGACCGACGACGTCGTTCGGTTTCTCGAGGTCGCAGCCGAGTTCGACGTCGATTCCGTCAAATTCACCGGCGGCGAACCGATGCTCCGACAGGACTTAGAAGAGATCATCGAACGCACGCCGGACCAGATGGAGGTCTCGCTGACGACGAACGGAACGTTCCTCCCCGGTCGCGCTCCGGACCTCGTCGACGCCGGCTTAGAGCGCGTCAACGTCTCTCAGGACGCACTCGACGCGGACGATTTCGCCGCCGTCACGAAGAGTGGGGCGTACGAGAAGGTTCTCGAGGGTGTCGACGCGGCGCTCGAGGCGGGTCTCGATCCGGTCAAACTCAACATGGTCGTGTTCGAGCACACGGCAGGGTACGTGCCGAAGATGGTCGATCACGTCGCAGAAAACGAGGGGCTGCAGTTGCAGTTAATCGAGTACATGCCGGAGCTGACCGGCAAACCGGAGTGGAACATCGATATCCAGCGCGTCCACGACTGGCTGGCCGAACAGGCCGTCGAAATCGAACACCGCGAGATGCACGACCGGAAGCGCTATTGGATCGAAAACGACGACGGCGACGGCAGGGGAATGGTCGAAATCGTCGATCCGGTCGAGAATCCGACCTTCTGTGCGAACTGCCACCGCGTTCGCGTCACCCACGAAGGCTACCTGAAGGGCTGTCTCAATCGCAACGACGACCTCAAATCGATGGGCGAAATGACCAAACCGGAGATTCGCGACGCCTACCGCGACGTCGTCGAGAATCGCGTTCCCTACTACGGCGAGTACATGGTCCAAAACGACGCCGGCGAGTGGGAGATCAACGACGAGTACGTCGGTGAGTACGCCGAGCCCTGAATCCTTCCGACGGAGAACGAAATACCCCCGAGCGGTTGTCGTCGATTACGACCCCGTTCGTTCGGGACGCGTTCCGAGACCGAGAGTGAGGAGGACGATCGCGAGGAGTAACGCGACGATTGCCGTCACGGGCTGCCCGCCGCCTGCAACGCTGTAGACGACGAATCCTGCCGTTCCAGCGACCAACCCGACGAGAAGACTCGAGACCGCGTGGACGGCCTCGAGTCGGATCGTCGTTGCTTCTCGCCCCAGTTGCTCGCCGAGGACGATTGCACTGTGTCCGAGCTCCCACGCGACGATGGCTGCAATTGCGCCGACGACGGTCTGTTCGATGGGAGGCTGTTCGAGGGCGGCGATTCCGACAGCGAGACACAGGAGTACGCCGCCGAGGTAGAGTGCCGTCGACTGCGATCGAGAGAAGCCGACCGCGAACGCGGCGAAGCCGGCGACCGCAACTGGGACTGCCCTGAACGAGCCACTCGCAGCGAGCGCCGAAACGAGGGCTGCGACGATCGAAACGGTCTGTAACGCGACGGTCGGTCGTCGCGTAATCGCGTCGTCGTCCGTCATCGTCGCCCCCTCGAGTATCGTGCGAGCGCCGCATCCAGAGATTCGTCGTCGGGCCAGTCGACGACCGGAATGCCCGCTCGCTGGAGGTCGAGCCGTCTGATCGATCGGGCGACACTCGCGAGTTGCTCTCCGGCGGTTCGGTCGGCCGTCGGATCGGGGCTGACGACGGTCACCGGGTGGCCGTGGGCCTCGAGGGTCTGCGCGAGTTTGGCCGCCTCGAAGTCCAAAAGTGGCGTCACCAACACGAGTTGGCTGTCGGCGGGCAGTCGACGACGAAGCGACCGAAGTTGCCGTCGCCATCGACACTCGGCGGTCGGCGGGCGGGTGTCGAATTGGAGGTGCGTCGCGAGTTGCGAGCGGAACCGCGCCTCGTGATGGCGACCCGAGCCCGGTGGGAGCCAACACGCCTCGACTCCCTTCGAGTCGACGCCGTCTCGAGCGACGGGACCGATCGCAGCGAGCCCGACAGTGTGATCCGTGTCGAAGAGCGTCGCCCCGATTCTGCCACCGGCATCGACTGCTCGGTCGACGGCGTGGGCCGCGTCCGCCTCCGGTGCTCGGTAAGACGCTTTACGCGCGTCGACCAGAACCACGACGCGAGCCGCACGTTCTTCGTGAAACTCGAGCGTCGCGAGGTCGCCCGTCTTCGCTCGCCGCTTCCAGTCGATTCGGTTGAGCGAATCGCCGCTTCGGTACTCTCTGACGGAGTGGATCGTCGTTCCAGCCCCCCCTTTGGCAGTTCGTACCCGCCCAGTAGCGGTCGTCGTCTCGTTTCGAAGTGGAATCTGCGTGGCAAGCGGACGCATCGATGGCTCGCTGGTGAGCGTCGTCTCCGCGGACAGTGAACACTCGAGTTCCGTCGACCGAGACAGGTCACGAACGAACACGAGGGCCGGGTCGAACGTGTGTCGGCCCCGGCGGGCGGTTACAGTGTACTCGTGAACGAGTGATTCACCCGGCCTGAGAGCGGTACCGAGTCGACTCGAGCCGCCCGTTACGGCCAGCCCGTCGGGGACGCCGTCGACGAATCGAAGGTCCGGAACGAATCCGTCGCTTTCGTTCGTAATCGTGAGCGAGACCGTCACGTCGTCGCCGGGTTCGGGATCGTCGTCGCTGAGGGTCCGTTCGAGCGCCAGATCGGGTCTCGAGGGCTCGAGCGCGCGAGCGAAGCCGGCGTAGCCGATCCCGACGACGCCGGCGAGGACGAGTGCGGGTGCGTCGGCGAGGGCCCCGCTGCCGACGGCGAGCAGTGCGATTGCACCGACACCCATCCAGTGATTAGTCGGGTGGCGACGGTGCTGGACGAGACCCTCAGGGTCGGCAGTTGCGTGAACTGATGTCGTGAGTTCGTCGCTCAAGAGTGAGTCGGTCGCCGACGACGATGACCACTCGAAGGTGGGTCGCGACTCCTCCGTACGGAGCGTTCTCCCATCGTCTTCGAGTGGATCGTCATCACGAAGTGCGACGATCGCCGCGACCGTGTGTCGAACGCCGAGTCGAAACGGACTCTCGACAGTCCGAGTGACGACGGACTCGAGTCGCGTTCGAATCGAACGACTCGGCAACTCTTGGGGCGATTTCAGAAAGTCCGTCGCGATCTGATCTGACGACCAGGACCCATTCGCGACTCGTGTGGTAGCTTCGTCCGTGGAAAGTCCCCGGAAGCGAGTCAAGCTAGTGATGGCGGCGCCACGTAAACCGGCTGTAATGCGAGGACCGAGGTCTGCAGACCTGCTCATCAACGCACGGAAGTCGGTGAGGACCGTCGAGATGGAGTAGCCGGGAGTCGGAACGGTGAGTCGGCGCTCAGGATCGGGTGTCTCAGTGTGACTTCGCGAATTGTACCCTCGAGAGAGTATCGAGAGACCAAGTATGACCGTGGCAACTCCGACGAGGACGATCGTCTCGTCCGTCAGCCCGAACCCCGGTGAGTCGACGACGATGGCACCGACTCCGAGGAGGAACGTCGCGACGCCGAGTGCCGTCGTGATGGATTGTCTCCTCACGACAGTTCACCTCGTCCGCCACGGGCGTCAGATCCCTCGCGTTCGTCGGCGTACTCGGCTTCGATCCGCCGAAGCACCTCGATCGCTCGGCGTTCTCGAGTCTGCGTCGTCGCTTCACCGCCGTATCTGACGTCCTCGAACAACCGCGTCAGTTCGTCGACGTCGTCTCGATCCAATCCGGCATCGGTCGCCGCACGAGCAAATTCGCGCGGCGTGCTCGAGGCCGGCCGGTCGACCTCGAGTAACTCGGTCATCTCCCGCCAGGCGCGGTAGACCTCGTTGTCGAACTCGTCGGCCGACTCGAGTCGGTCGGCCGCCACGCCTGCAGCGGTTCCGACGGCAGCGCTCACGTCCACTGGGGATTCCGCGTCGGTTCGGTGATTCGTGTCGAGCCCAGAACGTTCCGTCTCGCTGGCAGAGCGGCCGCGGGTGAGGAACAATCCGCCGAGGAAAATCGCCGCAGTCAACGCGAGTGTAACGAGCAACGGGCCGGGGGAGATGGCAGTATCGGTGTCCGCCGAACCCGCCGCCCCGTCGGAGCCGTCATCACCACCTGCCAGTACCTCTTCTATCGGTTCGACCTCACTCCCGGAAACGGAAACGAACTGAAGGAGCGTATATACGATCACTACGAGAAGAAACACGGCGAGTAGCGTGATCGCGGCGATTTTGACGGCTTCGCGTCTGTGTGCGAGAAAGTACCAGACGACTGCGATTGCCAACACGATGAGAAGCGCGTAGAGTAGGTACTCGAGAAACGGTGGAACCCCACCGTCACCAGCCGATTCGGGGGTCATCGGCTGACCGGTTCCCTCGCCGTCTCCGGGGTCACTTCCGGACCCCGACCCGTCGCTCCCGGACTCGAGCGGTGTGCGAATCGTCGCAGCGACGAGCGCGGTCGCGACGATGGCACAGCACGCGATTGCAATCCGACGGATCGCGAGAGAGTCAGCCACTTGGTATCCCCACGCTGTCGTTGTCGCTATCGTGTCGTCGGACGATAATAAATCGATGCGGTTGCACTCTCGCCTGTACCACCGGTAATCCATCGAAGCGGATCGGACGATCCATGGATTGTGCTGTGGTACCGCGGCGGAAGGGATAACGACGAAACACGGGCCAAACTACCAAAGCGGGCCCAACCCGACGTCGCCACCTTTCGTTGCGCTTAAGTACCCGTCGGCGGTAGGTTTGGCTGCAATACGTGTAGGGGAGCAGTCCCCGAGTCCGTGAGGGCGATGATAGATCACGGTGTTGTGGTAGCCAAGCGGCCCAAGGCGCATGGTTGCTAACCATGTGGCGTCAAGCCTCCGGGGTTCAAATCCCCGCCACAACGTCGGATATGCTGGCGACACGACGTCAGTAATCACTACACCGGCGACTTTCGCCGGTCGGTTTGCAACGCGCGCATACCAGACAGACATACACGACACATGAGCGAGGAAGAACCTCAAGAACAACAGGACGACGAAGATCTCCAGTACTTCGTCCGCATCGGGCAGACTGACCTCGATGGGACGAAGTCCGTCGAGCGCTCGCTCTCGGAGATGAACGGGATCGGTCGACGAACCGCCCGACTCATCGCCGACGAAGCGAGTGTCGACCGAACAGCGACGTTCGGTCGACTCGACGACGACGTCATCGACGAGGTCGTCGAGATCGTAGAGAACTACGCTGCTGAAGTACCAGACTGGCTCAACAACCGCCAGTCGGACTTTTACACCGGCGAGACGACTCACGAGATCGGAAACGATCTCCAGTTGACCCGGCAGCACGATATCAACCGGATGAAGATGATCGACTCCTACAAGGGCTCGCGCCACAAGCGCGGCCAGAAGGTCCGTGGCCAGCGTACCAAATCCACCGGTCGTACGGAAGGTACCATCGGAGTCAACGTCGAAGAAATCCGCGAAGAACAGGCAGAGGAAGCTGCCGCCGAAGAGGAGGATGACGAATAATGCCCCTCGGAACCGATACCAAACAGTACGAGACACCGAATCACCCGTATCAGGGTGAACGCATTGCCTCCGAGCACTCCCTGCTCGACCGCTACGGCCTCTCGAACAAAGAGGAACTCTGGCGAGCACAGTCCGAACTTCGCTCCTACCGGCGCGAGGCTCGAGAACTGCTCGGTCAGGCCCAGGACGACGAGACCGTCATCCGCCGCTCCGAGGAGTTCCTCGGTCGACTCAAACGCGTCGGCATTCTCGACGAAGCCGACGAACTCGGCGACGTCCTCTCCCTGGAAATCGAGGACGTCTTAGAGCGCCGTCTTCAGACGGTCGCCTACCGCAAGGGACTGGCAAACACGCCACAGCAGGCCCGACAGTTCATCGTCCACGGCCACGTCGTGGTCGGTGACCAGCGCCAGCGCATCCCATC is a window of Natronorubrum sediminis DNA encoding:
- a CDS encoding DUF4129 domain-containing protein gives rise to the protein MADSLAIRRIAIACCAIVATALVAATIRTPLESGSDGSGSGSDPGDGEGTGQPMTPESAGDGGVPPFLEYLLYALLIVLAIAVVWYFLAHRREAVKIAAITLLAVFLLVVIVYTLLQFVSVSGSEVEPIEEVLAGGDDGSDGAAGSADTDTAISPGPLLVTLALTAAIFLGGLFLTRGRSASETERSGLDTNHRTDAESPVDVSAAVGTAAGVAADRLESADEFDNEVYRAWREMTELLEVDRPASSTPREFARAATDAGLDRDDVDELTRLFEDVRYGGEATTQTRERRAIEVLRRIEAEYADEREGSDARGGRGELS
- a CDS encoding 30S ribosomal protein S13, whose product is MSEEEPQEQQDDEDLQYFVRIGQTDLDGTKSVERSLSEMNGIGRRTARLIADEASVDRTATFGRLDDDVIDEVVEIVENYAAEVPDWLNNRQSDFYTGETTHEIGNDLQLTRQHDINRMKMIDSYKGSRHKRGQKVRGQRTKSTGRTEGTIGVNVEEIREEQAEEAAAEEEDDE
- a CDS encoding 30S ribosomal protein S4 translates to MPLGTDTKQYETPNHPYQGERIASEHSLLDRYGLSNKEELWRAQSELRSYRREARELLGQAQDDETVIRRSEEFLGRLKRVGILDEADELGDVLSLEIEDVLERRLQTVAYRKGLANTPQQARQFIVHGHVVVGDQRQRIPSYVVDVDEEDLVAFDETSPLADDLHPERAEGQ
- the moaA gene encoding GTP 3',8-cyclase MoaA, whose amino-acid sequence is MLTDEFGRDVTGVRVSLTDRCNFDCVYCHNEGLGDTRGPMDPQDDEMSTDDVVRFLEVAAEFDVDSVKFTGGEPMLRQDLEEIIERTPDQMEVSLTTNGTFLPGRAPDLVDAGLERVNVSQDALDADDFAAVTKSGAYEKVLEGVDAALEAGLDPVKLNMVVFEHTAGYVPKMVDHVAENEGLQLQLIEYMPELTGKPEWNIDIQRVHDWLAEQAVEIEHREMHDRKRYWIENDDGDGRGMVEIVDPVENPTFCANCHRVRVTHEGYLKGCLNRNDDLKSMGEMTKPEIRDAYRDVVENRVPYYGEYMVQNDAGEWEINDEYVGEYAEP
- a CDS encoding DUF7519 family protein, coding for MTDDDAITRRPTVALQTVSIVAALVSALAASGSFRAVPVAVAGFAAFAVGFSRSQSTALYLGGVLLCLAVGIAALEQPPIEQTVVGAIAAIVAWELGHSAIVLGEQLGREATTIRLEAVHAVSSLLVGLVAGTAGFVVYSVAGGGQPVTAIVALLLAIVLLTLGLGTRPERTGS
- a CDS encoding DUF58 domain-containing protein; protein product: MRRQSITTALGVATFLLGVGAIVVDSPGFGLTDETIVLVGVATVILGLSILSRGYNSRSHTETPDPERRLTVPTPGYSISTVLTDFRALMSRSADLGPRITAGLRGAAITSLTRFRGLSTDEATTRVANGSWSSDQIATDFLKSPQELPSRSIRTRLESVVTRTVESPFRLGVRHTVAAIVALRDDDPLEDDGRTLRTEESRPTFEWSSSSATDSLLSDELTTSVHATADPEGLVQHRRHPTNHWMGVGAIALLAVGSGALADAPALVLAGVVGIGYAGFARALEPSRPDLALERTLSDDDPEPGDDVTVSLTITNESDGFVPDLRFVDGVPDGLAVTGGSSRLGTALRPGESLVHEYTVTARRGRHTFDPALVFVRDLSRSTELECSLSAETTLTSEPSMRPLATQIPLRNETTTATGRVRTAKGGAGTTIHSVREYRSGDSLNRIDWKRRAKTGDLATLEFHEERAARVVVLVDARKASYRAPEADAAHAVDRAVDAGGRIGATLFDTDHTVGLAAIGPVARDGVDSKGVEACWLPPGSGRHHEARFRSQLATHLQFDTRPPTAECRWRRQLRSLRRRLPADSQLVLVTPLLDFEAAKLAQTLEAHGHPVTVVSPDPTADRTAGEQLASVARSIRRLDLQRAGIPVVDWPDDESLDAALARYSRGRR